Proteins co-encoded in one Populus trichocarpa isolate Nisqually-1 chromosome 10, P.trichocarpa_v4.1, whole genome shotgun sequence genomic window:
- the LOC7498087 gene encoding thermospermine synthase ACAULIS5 has translation MGDISCSNGISSGNGVNGKSHSSLNGYRKSCWYEEEIEENLRWCFALNSILHTGASRYQDIALLDTKPFGKALVIDGKLQSAEVDEFIYHESLVHPAFLHHSSPKTVFIMGGGEGSTAREILRHKTVEKVVMCDIDEEVVNFCKAYLAVNREAFCDPRLEVIINDARAELEIGKECYDVIIGDLADPIEGGPCYKLYTKSFYEHTVKPRLNQGGIFITQAGPAGIFSHTEVFSCIYNTLRQVFKYVVPYSAHIPSYADTWGWVMASDSPFMLSADELDTRIKQRIEGENRYLDGKTFSSASTLSKAVRKSLDTETHVYTEGAARFIYGHGSVHKQNQAKLIRNGLMEEAPTKSTK, from the exons atgggtGACATTTCTTGCTCTAATGGCATTAGCAGTGGCAATGGTGTGAATGGCAAAAGCCATTCATCACTGAATGGTTATAGGAAGAGCTGTTGGTATGAAGAAGAGATTGAAGAGAACTTGAGATGGTGTTTTGCTCTCAATAG TATTCTGCACACAGGGGCCTCTCGATATCAGGACATTGCACTATTGGACACAAAGCCGTTTGGCAAG GCTTTAGTCATTGATGGAAAGCTGCAAAGTGCAGAAGTGGATGAATTTATCTACCATGAATCTCTTGTTCATCCAGCATTTCTTCATCATTCAAG TCCAAAGACAGTCTTTATCATGGGAGGAGGTGAAGGTTCCACTGCAAGAGAAATACTAAGACACAAGACAGTGGAGAAGGTTGTCATGTGTGACATTGATGAG GAGGTGGTAAACTTCTGCAAGGCATACTTGGCTGTGAATAGAGAAGCTTTCTGTGATCCAAGACTTGAGGTCATCATCAACGATGCCAG AGCTGAGCTAGAAATTGGAAAGGAGTGCTATGACGTGATAATAGGAGACCTGGCAGACCCAATAGAGGGAGGTCCATGTTACAAACTCTACACTAAGTCCTTTTATGAGCACACCGTTAAGCCCAGACTCAATCAAGGTGGCATATTTATCACACAG GCAGGGCCAGCTGGAATTTTCAGCCATACAGAAGTGTTTTCATGCATCTACAACACTTTAAGGCAGGTGTTCAAAT ATGTGGTGCCTTACTCAGCTCATATCCCTTCCTATGCTGATACCTGGGGATGGGTCATG GCTTCAGATTCTCCATTTATGCTGAGTGCTGATGAGTTAGACACCAGAATTAAACAGAGGATTGAAGGGGAAAACAGGTATCTTGATGGTAAAACATTTTCATCAGCCTCGACATTGAGCAAAGCTGTTCGAAAATC GCTTGACACCGAAACTCATGTCTACACAGAAGGAGCAGCCCGGTTCATTTATGGGCATGGCAGCGTCCACAAACagaatcaagctaaattaataagaaatggATTAATGGAAGAAGCGCCTACCAAAAGCACAAAGTGA
- the LOC7474215 gene encoding uncharacterized protein C24B11.05: MDYCSKSSCNPSSPFDCLLFDLDDTLYSSKLGIAEALRKNIDEFLVEKCGFPENKAPSHRVELFKSYGSSLAGLRALGYDIDADDYHSFVHGRLPYDLIKPDSQLRNLLRSITQRKIIFTNSDRNHAIMALKRLGIEDCFDQIICFETMNPNLSKSTSPDEFPVLLKPSVDAMKVALRVADVDPRRTLFLDDNVRNVAAGKALGLRTALVGKTVTSKEADYVLEHIHNLAEVIPEIWVGGTESGDRRISRPRSEMDAILSPTTVGA; the protein is encoded by the exons ATGGATTATTGCAGCAAATCTTCTTGCAATCCAAGCTCTCCTTTTGATTGCCTCCTTTTTG attTGGATGACACTTTGTATTCCTCTAAGCTTGGAATAGCTGAAGCtctgagaaaaaatattgatg AATTTCTTGTTGAGAAATGTGGATTTCCAGAGAACAAAGCTCCCAGTCACCGAGTTGAGCTCTTCAAGTCCTACGGCAGCTCTCTTGCTGGCTTGCGA gCGCTAGGCTATGACATTGATGCTGATGATTATCACAG TTTCGTGCACGGAAGATTGCCTTATGATTTGATCAAGCCAGATTCTCAATTACGTAACCTCTTGCGTAGCATCACTCAGAGGAAAATT ATCTTCACCAATTCAGATAGAAATCACGCGATCATGGCCCTAAAACGGTTAGGAATAGAAGACTGTTTCGATCAGATCATATGTTTTGAGACGATGAATCCAAACCTGTCTAAATCGACAAGTCCTGATGAGTTCCCTGTTCTTCTTAAGCCTTCAGTAGATGCCATGAAAGTTGCTCTTCGTGTTGCAGATGTTGATCCTCGCCGTACG CTGTTTTTGGATGACAACGTGCGCAATGTGGCAGCAGGGAAAGCTTTGGGGCTCCGCACTGCTCTG GTTGGAAAAACGGTGACGAGCAAAGAGGCGGATTATGTATTGGAGCATATCCACAACCTAGCTGAGGTGATTCCAGAAATCTGGGTGGGAGGAACGGAAAGCGGTGATCGAAGGATCAGCCGCCCCAGGAGTGAAATGGACGCCATTCTCTCACCTACAACCGTCGGAGCCTAA
- the LOC7474216 gene encoding photosystem I reaction center subunit II, chloroplastic, with protein MAAQASLFTPPTLSTLKSSNQAFVPWKQASFLPISNVKPQRTMKVAAAEETAVKEAPVGFTPPELDPSTPSPIFGGSTGGLLRKAQVEEFYVITWDSPKEQIFEMPTGGAAIMREGPNLLKLARKEQCLALGTRLRSKYKIKYQFYRVFPNGEVQYLHPKDGVYPEKVNPGRQGVGQNFRSIGKNVSPIEVKFTGKQAYDL; from the coding sequence ATGGCAGCTCAAGCCTCTCTCTTTACTCCTCCAACCCTCTCCACCCTAAAATCGAGCAACCAGGCTTTTGTTCCATGGAAACAGGCATCTTTTTTACCAATATCTAATGTTAAGCCACAAAGAACCATGAAGGTTGCTGCTGCAGAGGAAACAGCTGTCAAAGAGGCTCCGGTGGGCTTCACTCCACCTGAGTTGGACCCGAGTACCCCATCACCAATTTTTGGTGGAAGCACTGGTGGGCTGTTGAGGAAAGCCCAGGTGGAGGAGTTTTATGTGATTACATGGGACTCCCCCAAGGAACAGATATTTGAAATGCCGACTGGGGGTGCTGCCATCATGAGGGAAGGCCCTAACTTGCTCAAGCTGGCCAGGAAGGAGCAGTGCTTGGCTCTCGGGACTAGGCTAAGGTCCAAGTACAAGATCAAGTACCAGTTTTACAGGGTGTTCCCCAATGGAGAGGTGCAGTACTTGCATCCTAAGGATGGTGTCTACCCTGAGAAGGTGAACCCAGGGCGCCAAGGCGTGGGccaaaatttcaggtcaatcggaaaGAACGTTAGCCCAATTGAGGTCAAGTTCACAGGCAAGCAAGCGTATGATTTGTGA
- the LOC7498088 gene encoding probable linoleate 9S-lipoxygenase 5 isoform X2: MGFCPVSEMFHKVMETFCMQPKTKAKGNEVEGRRKIKGTVVLMKKNVLDFHDIKASFLDRVHELLGKGVSMQLVSAVHQDPDSLRGKLGKVADVEKWVTTRTPLTAGETIFTITFEWDENMGLPGAIIIKNHHHSQLYLKTVTLEDVPGHGRVLFICNSWVYPSHRYKYNRVFFSNKAYLPCQTPEPLRLYREEELLNLRGHGKGELKEWDRVYDYDYYNDLGNPDKGEEYARPILGGTEEYPYPRRGRTGRRKTKTDPHTEKRLPLLSLDIYVPRDERFGHLKFSDFLAYALKSLVQILLPEIKSLCDKTINEFDTFEDVLNLYEGGIKLPNKPTLHKIRDHVPWEMLRELVRNDGERFLKFPKPDVIKADKSAWRTDEEFAREMLAGVNPVIISRLQEFPPASKLDPKAYGNQNSSIRKELIEENMNGLTVDQALKSNRLYILDHHDALIPYLRRINSTSTKTYASRTILLLQDDGTLKPLAIELSLPHPQGDHHGAVSKVLTPAEHGVEGSVWQLAKAYAAVNDSGYHQLVSHWLNTHAVIEPFVIATNRQLSVIHPINKLLHPHFRDTMNINALARQILINADGVLEKTVFPAKYAMEMSSYVYKNWVFTEQALPADLIKRGVAVQDSSQPHGLRLLIEDYPYAVDGLQIWSAIETWVKEYCAFYYPTDDLIQGDSELQSWWTEIRNVGHGDKKDEPWWPEMQTLADVTQTCTVIIWIASALHAAVNFGQYPYAGYLPNRPTISRRFMPEPGTPEYDELAKNPDVAFLKTITAQLQTLLGVSLIEILSRHSTDEVYLGQRDTPEWTSDSELLAAFERFGRKLVEIENKIMDMNNDKRWKNRVGPVQVPYTLLFPNTTDYSREGGLTGKGIPNSVSI, translated from the exons ATGGGGTTCTGCCCTGTCTCAGAGATGTTTCACAAAGTAATGGAAACGTTCTGTATGCAGCCTAAGACCAAGGCCAAAGGCAATGAGGTGGAAGGGAGAAGGAAGATCAAAGGCACAGTGGTGTTGATGAAAAAGAACGTTTTGGACTTCCATGATATAAAAGCTTCGTTTCTTGATCGGGTTCATGAGCTGTTGGGCAAAGGTGTGTCTATGCAGCTTGTTAGTGCTGTTCATCAAGACCCAG ATAGCTTGCGAGGGAAGCTTGGAAAAGTAGCAGACGTAGAGAAATGGGTTACCACAAGAACACCATTAACAGCTGGAGAGACTATATTCACAATTACTTTTGAATGGGATGAAAACATGGGCCTTCCTGGGGCTATCATCATTAAAAACCATCACCACAGCCAGCTTTATCTCAAGACAGTCACTCTAGAAGATGTTCCTGGCCATGGTCGGGTGCTTTTCATCTGCAATTCTTGGGTTTATCCGTCGCATCGTTACAAGTATAATCGTGTGTTTTTCTCTAATAAG GCATATCTTCCATGTCAAACACCTGAGCCATTGCGGTTATATAGAGAAGAAGAGCTTTTAAATCTCCGCGGACATGGAAAAGGTGAGCTGAAGGAGTGGGATAGAGTCTATGACTATGATTACTACAACGATTTGGGGAATCCAGACAAGGGTGAAGAATATGCACGCCCTATTCTTGGAGGAACGGAAGAGTATCCATATCCCCGAAGAGGAAGAACGGGtcggagaaaaacaaaaaccg ACCCCCATACTGAAAAAAGATTGCCGCTTTTAAGTCTGGACATCTATGTTCCAAGAGATGAACGGTTTGGGCATTTGAAGTTTTCAGATTTTCTTGCCTATGCTCTGAAATCCCTGGTTCAGATATTGCTCCCGGAGATCAAATCTTTATGTGACAAAACTATCAACGAATTTGACACCTTCGAAGATGTACTAAACCTTTATGAAGGGGGAATTAAGCTACCAAATAAACCCACTCTCCATAAAATAAGGGATCACGTCCCCTGGGAGATGCTCAGGGAACTTGTTCGTAATGATGGAGAGCGGTTCCTCAAATTCCCAAAGCCTGATGTTATCAAAG CGGACAAGTCTGCTTGGAGGACAGATGAAGAGTTTGCACGGGAAATGCTTGCTGGAGTCAACCCAGTTATCATTAGTCGCCTCCAA GAGTTTCCTCCAGCCAGCAAGCTAGACCCTAAAGCATATGGAAATCAGAACAGCTCAATAAGAAAAGAGTTAATAGAAGAGAACATGAATGGCCTAACCGTAGATCAA GCACTCAAAAGCAACAGGCTGTATATATTGGATCATCATGATGCATTGATACCATACCTGAGGCGAATAAACTCAACCAGCACAAAGACTTATGCCTCTAGAACAATCCTGTTGCTTCAAGATGACGGGACATTGAAGCCATTGGCAATTGAGTTGAGTCTACCACATCCACAAGGGGACCATCATGGTGCTGTCAGCAAGGTTTTAACCCCAGCAGAACATGGTGTTGAAGGCTCAGTATGGCAACTGGCCAAAGCTTATGCTGCTGTAAATGATTCTGGATACCACCAGCTTGTTAGCCACTG GCTGAACACTCATGCTGTAATAGAGCCATTTGTGATTGCCACAAACAGACAATTGAGTGTTATTCACCCCATCAACAAGCTTTTGCATCCTCATTTTCGTGACACGATGAATATAAATGCCTTGGCTAGGCAGATCCTCATCAATGCTGATGGAGTACTGGAGAAAACTGTTTTCCCAGCTAAATATGCAATGGAAATGTCTTCTTATGTTTACAAGAACTGGGTTTTCACTGAGCAGGCACTCCCTGCAGATCTCATCAAAAG AGGAGTGGCAGTTCAAGATTCAAGCCAGCCACATGGCCTCAGACTTCTGATAGAAGATTATCCCTATGCTGTTGATGGGCTACAAATCTGGTCAGCAATTGAAACATGGGTCAAGGAATATTGTGCTTTCTACTACCCCACAGATGATTTGATTCAAGGTGATAGTGAACTCCAATCATGGTGGACAGAGATCCGTAATGTCGGCCATGGTGACAAGAAGGATGAACCATGGTGGCCTGAGATGCAGACACTAGCTGATGTCACACAAACATGCACCGTTATCATATGGATAGCCTCGGCCCTCCATGCAGCTGTCAATTTTGGGCAATATCCATATGCTGGCTACCTCCCTAACCGCCCCACCATAAGCCGTCGATTCATGCCTGAGCCAGGGACCCCTGAGTACGATGAGCTTGCGAAAAATCCAGATGTAGCCTTCCTGAAAACAATCACAGCCCAGCTACAAACCCTACTCGGTGTATCACTGATTGAGATTTTATCAAGACATTCGACTGATGAGGTTTACCTTGGACAGAGAGATACTCCCGAGTGGACTTCAGATAGTGAACTGCTGGCAGCATTTGAGAGATTTGGAAGGAAGCTggtagaaattgaaaacaaaatcatggaTATGAACAATGACAAGAGATGGAAAAACAGAGTTGGGCCTGTACAAGTTCCTTACACTTTACTCTTTCCTAACACCACAGATTACTCCAGAGAGGGTGGACTCACCGGCAAGGGCATTCCTAACAGTGTGTCAATCTAA
- the LOC7498088 gene encoding probable linoleate 9S-lipoxygenase 5 isoform X1, with protein MGFCPVSEMFHKVMETFCMQPKTKAKGNEVEGRRKIKGTVVLMKKNVLDFHDIKASFLDRVHELLGKGVSMQLVSAVHQDPADSLRGKLGKVADVEKWVTTRTPLTAGETIFTITFEWDENMGLPGAIIIKNHHHSQLYLKTVTLEDVPGHGRVLFICNSWVYPSHRYKYNRVFFSNKAYLPCQTPEPLRLYREEELLNLRGHGKGELKEWDRVYDYDYYNDLGNPDKGEEYARPILGGTEEYPYPRRGRTGRRKTKTDPHTEKRLPLLSLDIYVPRDERFGHLKFSDFLAYALKSLVQILLPEIKSLCDKTINEFDTFEDVLNLYEGGIKLPNKPTLHKIRDHVPWEMLRELVRNDGERFLKFPKPDVIKADKSAWRTDEEFAREMLAGVNPVIISRLQEFPPASKLDPKAYGNQNSSIRKELIEENMNGLTVDQALKSNRLYILDHHDALIPYLRRINSTSTKTYASRTILLLQDDGTLKPLAIELSLPHPQGDHHGAVSKVLTPAEHGVEGSVWQLAKAYAAVNDSGYHQLVSHWLNTHAVIEPFVIATNRQLSVIHPINKLLHPHFRDTMNINALARQILINADGVLEKTVFPAKYAMEMSSYVYKNWVFTEQALPADLIKRGVAVQDSSQPHGLRLLIEDYPYAVDGLQIWSAIETWVKEYCAFYYPTDDLIQGDSELQSWWTEIRNVGHGDKKDEPWWPEMQTLADVTQTCTVIIWIASALHAAVNFGQYPYAGYLPNRPTISRRFMPEPGTPEYDELAKNPDVAFLKTITAQLQTLLGVSLIEILSRHSTDEVYLGQRDTPEWTSDSELLAAFERFGRKLVEIENKIMDMNNDKRWKNRVGPVQVPYTLLFPNTTDYSREGGLTGKGIPNSVSI; from the exons ATGGGGTTCTGCCCTGTCTCAGAGATGTTTCACAAAGTAATGGAAACGTTCTGTATGCAGCCTAAGACCAAGGCCAAAGGCAATGAGGTGGAAGGGAGAAGGAAGATCAAAGGCACAGTGGTGTTGATGAAAAAGAACGTTTTGGACTTCCATGATATAAAAGCTTCGTTTCTTGATCGGGTTCATGAGCTGTTGGGCAAAGGTGTGTCTATGCAGCTTGTTAGTGCTGTTCATCAAGACCCAG CAGATAGCTTGCGAGGGAAGCTTGGAAAAGTAGCAGACGTAGAGAAATGGGTTACCACAAGAACACCATTAACAGCTGGAGAGACTATATTCACAATTACTTTTGAATGGGATGAAAACATGGGCCTTCCTGGGGCTATCATCATTAAAAACCATCACCACAGCCAGCTTTATCTCAAGACAGTCACTCTAGAAGATGTTCCTGGCCATGGTCGGGTGCTTTTCATCTGCAATTCTTGGGTTTATCCGTCGCATCGTTACAAGTATAATCGTGTGTTTTTCTCTAATAAG GCATATCTTCCATGTCAAACACCTGAGCCATTGCGGTTATATAGAGAAGAAGAGCTTTTAAATCTCCGCGGACATGGAAAAGGTGAGCTGAAGGAGTGGGATAGAGTCTATGACTATGATTACTACAACGATTTGGGGAATCCAGACAAGGGTGAAGAATATGCACGCCCTATTCTTGGAGGAACGGAAGAGTATCCATATCCCCGAAGAGGAAGAACGGGtcggagaaaaacaaaaaccg ACCCCCATACTGAAAAAAGATTGCCGCTTTTAAGTCTGGACATCTATGTTCCAAGAGATGAACGGTTTGGGCATTTGAAGTTTTCAGATTTTCTTGCCTATGCTCTGAAATCCCTGGTTCAGATATTGCTCCCGGAGATCAAATCTTTATGTGACAAAACTATCAACGAATTTGACACCTTCGAAGATGTACTAAACCTTTATGAAGGGGGAATTAAGCTACCAAATAAACCCACTCTCCATAAAATAAGGGATCACGTCCCCTGGGAGATGCTCAGGGAACTTGTTCGTAATGATGGAGAGCGGTTCCTCAAATTCCCAAAGCCTGATGTTATCAAAG CGGACAAGTCTGCTTGGAGGACAGATGAAGAGTTTGCACGGGAAATGCTTGCTGGAGTCAACCCAGTTATCATTAGTCGCCTCCAA GAGTTTCCTCCAGCCAGCAAGCTAGACCCTAAAGCATATGGAAATCAGAACAGCTCAATAAGAAAAGAGTTAATAGAAGAGAACATGAATGGCCTAACCGTAGATCAA GCACTCAAAAGCAACAGGCTGTATATATTGGATCATCATGATGCATTGATACCATACCTGAGGCGAATAAACTCAACCAGCACAAAGACTTATGCCTCTAGAACAATCCTGTTGCTTCAAGATGACGGGACATTGAAGCCATTGGCAATTGAGTTGAGTCTACCACATCCACAAGGGGACCATCATGGTGCTGTCAGCAAGGTTTTAACCCCAGCAGAACATGGTGTTGAAGGCTCAGTATGGCAACTGGCCAAAGCTTATGCTGCTGTAAATGATTCTGGATACCACCAGCTTGTTAGCCACTG GCTGAACACTCATGCTGTAATAGAGCCATTTGTGATTGCCACAAACAGACAATTGAGTGTTATTCACCCCATCAACAAGCTTTTGCATCCTCATTTTCGTGACACGATGAATATAAATGCCTTGGCTAGGCAGATCCTCATCAATGCTGATGGAGTACTGGAGAAAACTGTTTTCCCAGCTAAATATGCAATGGAAATGTCTTCTTATGTTTACAAGAACTGGGTTTTCACTGAGCAGGCACTCCCTGCAGATCTCATCAAAAG AGGAGTGGCAGTTCAAGATTCAAGCCAGCCACATGGCCTCAGACTTCTGATAGAAGATTATCCCTATGCTGTTGATGGGCTACAAATCTGGTCAGCAATTGAAACATGGGTCAAGGAATATTGTGCTTTCTACTACCCCACAGATGATTTGATTCAAGGTGATAGTGAACTCCAATCATGGTGGACAGAGATCCGTAATGTCGGCCATGGTGACAAGAAGGATGAACCATGGTGGCCTGAGATGCAGACACTAGCTGATGTCACACAAACATGCACCGTTATCATATGGATAGCCTCGGCCCTCCATGCAGCTGTCAATTTTGGGCAATATCCATATGCTGGCTACCTCCCTAACCGCCCCACCATAAGCCGTCGATTCATGCCTGAGCCAGGGACCCCTGAGTACGATGAGCTTGCGAAAAATCCAGATGTAGCCTTCCTGAAAACAATCACAGCCCAGCTACAAACCCTACTCGGTGTATCACTGATTGAGATTTTATCAAGACATTCGACTGATGAGGTTTACCTTGGACAGAGAGATACTCCCGAGTGGACTTCAGATAGTGAACTGCTGGCAGCATTTGAGAGATTTGGAAGGAAGCTggtagaaattgaaaacaaaatcatggaTATGAACAATGACAAGAGATGGAAAAACAGAGTTGGGCCTGTACAAGTTCCTTACACTTTACTCTTTCCTAACACCACAGATTACTCCAGAGAGGGTGGACTCACCGGCAAGGGCATTCCTAACAGTGTGTCAATCTAA